The Zingiber officinale cultivar Zhangliang chromosome 9A, Zo_v1.1, whole genome shotgun sequence genome window below encodes:
- the LOC122020576 gene encoding beta-1,2-xylosyltransferase XYXT1-like translates to MKKQLWLGKKMKIAVASYHRGFDLLSLGVGVFIGCFIVSLTFLTMHRSYMLSFPSMASQVSKTADACSLISQRIEPNGKPRISDELSSNGVASEDDGFETPMCDTSSHRCDLCDIYGDVRIVAGGDSSPSVLRVSASSQSAGRRPWQVKPYARKWDRSVMRGIKPVDVRSAAAGGDAPPCAVSHSVPAVVFSTGGYVGNYFHDFADVLVPLFQSAREFDGKVLLVVSRLNLWWMAGKYGHYFRRISKYDPIDLDNDGRVHCFNRAIVGLRADEDLTIDPGKSRAGYTMADFRRFMSSTYGLNRRHAAKITEQAEKKQPRLLLITRSKSRMFMNAGDVTQLAEQLGFEVVTSEGEHDVAKFSRVVNSCDAMVGVHGAGLTNMVFLPANAVVIQVVPFGGHEWIATTYFGNPARGMGLKYLEYTIDADESTLTEIYSRDDPVFRDPPAIHKLGWAKMGEIYLNKQNVRVDLGRFRPVLEKALELLRE, encoded by the exons ATGAAGAAGCAGCTGTGGCtggggaagaagatgaagattgCAGTAGCTTCGTATCACAGAGGATTTGATCTTCTGAGTCTGGGAGTTGGAGTTTTCATTGGATGCTTTATTGTCTCGCTCACCTTTCTCACCATGCACAGATCTTACATGCTTTCTTTTCCATCTA TGGCTTCTCAGGTGTCAAAAACAGCAGATGCATGTTCTTTGATTTCTCAACGGATTG AGCCCAACGGCAAGCCGAGGATTTCTGATGAACTTTCAAGCAATGGAGTTGCTTCAG AGGACGACGGCTTCGAGACGCCGATGTGCGACACGTCGAGCCACCGGTGCGATCTCTGCGACATCTACGGCGACGTCAGGATCGTCGCCGGCGGAGACTCCTCTCCGTCGGTGCTCCGTGTCTCGGCCTCCTCTCAGTCCGCCGGGCGTCGGCCATGGCAGGTGAAGCCGTACGCTCGGAAGTGGGACCGCAGCGTGATGCGCGGTATCAAGCCCGTCGACGTCCGCTCCGCTGCCGCCGGTGGCGACGCGCCGCCGTGCGCCGTCTCCCATTCCGTCCCTGCCGTTGTCTTCTCCACGGGAGGCTACGTCGGCAACTACTTTCACGATTTCGCCGACGTGCTCGTCCCTCTGTTCCAGTCCGCGCGTGAGTTCGACGGCAAGGTCCTCCTCGTCGTCTCCCGCTTGAATCTGTGGTGGATGGCCGGAAAGTACGGCCACTACTTCCGCCGGATCTCCAAGTACGACCCCATCGACCTCGACAACGACGGGCGCGTGCACTGCTTCAACCGCGCCATCGTCGGCCTCCGCGCCGACGAGGACCTCACGATCGACCCGGGGAAGTCGAGGGCGGGGTACACCATGGCGGACTTCCGCCGCTTCATGAGCTCCACCTACGGCCTCAACCGCCGGCACGCCGCCAAAATAACAGAGCAAGCGGAGAAGAAGCAGCCACGGCTGCTGCTGATCACGCGATCCAAGAGCAGAATGTTCATGAACGCCGGCGACGTCACCCAACTCGCCGAGCAGCTCGGATTCGAGGTGGTGACGTCGGAGGGCGAGCACGACGTGGCCAAGTTCTCGCGAGTTGTGAACTCCTGCGACGCCATGGTCGGCGTGCACGGCGCCGGGCTGACCAACATGGTGTTCCTCCCGGCGAACGCGGTGGTGATTCAGGTGGTACCCTTCGGCGGGCACGAGTGGATCGCCACCACGTACTTCGGGAACCCGGCGAGGGGGATGGGGCTCAAGTACTTGGAGTACACCATTGACGCCGACGAGAGCACGCTGACGGAGATATACTCCAGGGACGATCCGGTGTTCAGGGACCCGCCGGCGATCCACAAGCTCGGGTGGGCGAAAATGGGGGAAATTTACTTGAATAAGCAAAATGTGAGGGTGGATTTGGGAAGATTTAGGCCTGTTCTTGAGAAGGCTCTTGAGCTTCTCAGGGAGTAG